In the Chaetodon trifascialis isolate fChaTrf1 chromosome 15, fChaTrf1.hap1, whole genome shotgun sequence genome, CTCACCTCCAGCCTACACATCCCACAATCCCTCTGTGCAGAGCAGCGGGCTGCTCCACGTGCTCAGGGATTTAAACAGGTCTGTACTccacagaagagagaggaggggcgGGAAAGTGTGTCACTGGGGCACGAGGCTCTCCCCGCGGTCACATGGTCCCGTTTTCTGCCGCGTGCGGGAGCATCATCATCCGCCGGCAGCCTGCTTGCTGCGCGCGCGCCCTGTTTGAAAAAAACATagaagagagcgagagaagcgCGTGCAGCTAATGACAGGATCCTCGTGTGGTCGACAGACATCACTGTGCTGAAGTCAGTGTGAAGAGCAGCGGAAAGTCGAATAATGGAGTAGAACCACAGGAGagactcttcttcttcatcagcttcttcatcttcttctgcGTTTTtaactcctgctgcagctcctgctttGAGATGCGGGCGGCGGAGCGGAAAATATCCAGGATTTGTTAAAAACTCCCTCGTGCTGGCTCTGAGAGTTCAGGATGACGACGACTGCCATggacacaaacaacagcagcagcagcaacaacaacaacaacaacaacaacaatacaggTAAACAACAATCCTCACGCGTCCTCCTTACCTTTCCTCCCGTCAATGCAGATGCGGCGCGCGCGTCGTGTCCGCGGTGCGCTGGAGTTTAGAGAGAGCCGAACTGTCTGTGTGGAGATCATCACTGAGTTTCATTGCACACCTGCCGCTTCACCTGTCACCTCTCCGCTccgtgtttgtttttatgtcagatTTTATGTAAGGTGTGAACGAAACGCCGCGCGTCAAAACGCACCTGCGTCTGATGTATGATAGTGACTCAGATTTGGCTCGAGGACCAAAATGACAAACTCTGCAAATGTAATCAGTACAGTTAGGAGTAAATGTGACGCTTCACCGCGCCGTCGGGTTAAGCGAACAGGGAAACACCGTGCGGCAAGAGCGCGCAGACTAAACTCTGAAACAAGCACGAAATAAAAGCTCTTCACGCGCCGATGGTGCGTCTGGAATCAGACCTGCGCATCAGACACTGTGCTGATATGTCAAGCATAACAGGTAAGTCTAAACACGGAGGAGAgtacaatcaatcaatccatcaatCGATCTGTTTGATCTGAGCGCAAAgctcaaacaggaagctgtgaaTGACCCAACTGCGTTGAATGACGCTGTTTCTGCGCTTGCGGTGGACGCGGCGCGTTTGACGCTCATTCATGCGTTTTAGTCCTCGTCAAGAAGGACGAGCTCGAGCTCACCAAGTGTAAAAAGTATAAAGGTGCGACAGGAAGTCAGTTTGACGGTTTTACAGTCACGTAGAGAACACAAACCTGCAGCTTCACGCGGGCTGACCCGGGCACATGTCTGCAGGTCTGAGGCGGATCATCACGGGGACCGTCACCGTGATTCCGGTTGTGTTTCGAGGAACTGGGTCATGATGACAGCGGTCGGTCGCTGGGTCGCTCGGTGTCAgacgtgcgtgtgtgcgtgtgtgtatgggCGCATGCGTGTGCGCGTCCCCCTCCGGCGCGGCGGCCGTTGCCGGTGCACATGGACCGGCTCACCGGGCCATGTGCGCTTTGTTTTCACGGAGCTCGGcgcgctgtgattggctgccgCTCAGGCTGAGCCCATTGCGtaattctcctcctcctcctcctcctcctcctcctcctcctcctccccccccatCTGATCGGGTGTcagtctcctctctgctgctgactgtcCTGCACGTTTGACAAGAACAAAACTGTAACTCACCTGTGTGAAGGTGCGAACATGACATCACATGTTCATGTTGGATATTCACACGTTCACACTGTTAGAAACGCAGCTGTGATCACGTGAATTTTACCAGtgaacaaacacatacatgatCAATACCCCCCCCAGAAAGTGGACGaccgcctcctcttcctctggttaccatggtgacagCAAACTCTGTGTTCATCATGGTCATCATGTGTTTAAAGGATCAGAGCATGACTCACATGAAACATCTGTGACTGATGGGACCAGGTCTGTTCTGGTCTGGCTCAGCTGGATGAGGTCTGTTCTGGTCTGTTCTGGTCTGGCTCagctggtgctgatggtctgAAGACTCTGAGGTCTTCAGATCCAGTTCCTGTCGTCTTTCTTCTGAAGGTTTTTTGAAACCTGTTTGGGATCTGGGACTGAAGTTCAGATCCAGTTCCCTCTGTAGAATCCAGTCCTTCAGGCCTGGATCCAGGACCTCTCCAGACTCTTCTtctcagcacaaacagaaacaagctgctgttgGCGTCCATGTTTGTTGGCGCGGAGGAGAACCCTCCAATCAGACGCGGCCGTCTCCTCGCAGCCTGAAACGATCACTGTAAGACAAACACtcctgatgttagcatgctaacggcTAGCTGCAGCCCGGCCCGTCTCATTTGACCACTTTGGACGTCCAGAAGACCAGTTTAGTTTACTGATTGTGAAGCAGACGTCAAACTGGACGGACCAGATGATCATCAGAGCCCGCGATCAGCAGCTCGGCTCAGATGTGGACACGCTCAGACAGAATCTTGTGTGTCTTCGTTGTCCCTGGAgtcctggagctgctggagacgtCGTGTCTCTTTACTGTCGTTTGTGTCGTGTTTGTCGTTGTCCCGAAATCTGTTCATGGAATTCATGTTTAGGGGCCAGAGTCactgagggtcctcacaagcaTACCAGTccagcctgagtgtgtgtgcgcgtgtgtgagaTCAATGGAGGGAacctgagagcagcagcagagcagtgtgtgtgtgtgtgtgtgtgtgtgcgtgtgtatgtgtgtgtgtgcgtgtgtgtgtgtgtgcctgtgtgtatgtgtgtgtatgtatgtgtgtgtgcctgtgtgtctgtgtatgtgtgtgtgtgtgtgagcctgtgtgtgtgtgagcctgtgtgtatgtgtgtgtatgtatgtgtgtgtgcctgcgtgtctgtgtatgtgtgtgtgtgtgtgagcctgtgtgtgtgtgagcctgtgtgtgtgtgggggcgGGCCTGACTGGAGCCAGTCCCGTTGCACAGTCTGCTGTGAGGAGGAGGCACGTGGCTGAGGGGCGTGACGGCACACGAGcccgtgccccccccccccgcagggggaggaggaggtgcatcactgacagcagcagaggagacgcTCCTCAGATCTGATCTCAGAACTGTGATCTGAGACGTTTTATCATATTCCTGTCCTACTCTTTTTGTCCTTTGAGGACGCTTCTGGAGCTTCAGTGATAGTATGACTGGTCTTCATCAGCCTATGTAGACGCTGATGAAGACATTGATGAAGACGCTGATGAAGACGCTGATGAAGACATTGATGAAGACGCTGATGAAGACGCTGATGAAGACATTGATGAAGACGCTGATGAAGACGCTGATGTCAAACTGTCAACATTAACCTTTAAACTTCCTTTAtgctcatttctgtctgtttctgtctcatcagACTCAAGTAGCActgaatgctaactgctaactgctagcaGTCCTCATCAATGAGCATCACACAcattccttcatcaccatgaacacacactgcagatcacacagactaacacacacacacacacacacacacacacacacacacacacacacacacacacacacacacacacacacacaccatcttgctgccacaaacactcactacaGCACATTTTCTATACTTTTatacttttgtgtgtgtctctctccatgtctctctgtctctctctctgtgtctctgtctctctctgtgtgtctctctctctctgcgtgtctctctctgtctctgtgtctctctgtgtgtgtctctctctctgtctctctctgtctctctctctctgtgtgtctctctctctctgtgtctctctgtctctgtgtctctctctctctccatgtctctgtctctgtgtctcacctGCCGTCCGGCGGTCACGTGCAGCCTGTCAGGTGGTGAACATGGTCTGCTGCAGGCTGACGGTTCAGAGCTTCGTTCACACATGCACCttaaacacatgcagcaggtgTAGCTGTAGCAACATGTCTCCGTCACGTGACCGCCGTCCCGTCACCTGCGGCGGctccgtctgtctgtgcatcATCGCACCTGTCCCGCTGAGTCAGGCGTGAACACGTAGAAGTCATTCGGATGCCGTGACGCCGCCCTTAGTGACTCCACCAAACACCTGGCTCATCCAGACCTGAGTGGGCGGAGCATGGGCGGAGCTCTGCTCGCCATCGCTCGTCATGATCAGAGCGTTAAACTAAGCTTAAGCTTGACTTCAATGGAGAAATCAACTGTTTAGACCAGGATGAAAACATGTCTGACACTttaatgtgggggtctatggggcCTCCAGTGGCcgtttgaggaactgcagcttttaGCAGCTTTTAGCTTCTCTGCTCTTCACTCATCTACAGGCTCAAACTTTATTGACCGGCTGGGAAACATGACGTCATTAAAATCTTCTTTCAAATCTCTTTTCATGGAGGAGTCAGCTgatccctcctccccctcctccccctcctctctctgttcccacAATTCCTAGAAAGTCGGCTTGTTTTCGACTTTACTAGAGAACCACCccatgttaccatggttacaGGAAAACACTTCTCCTATGTGTAAATATTGCgcgccccccccccacacacagacacacacatggctCCGCCCCCTCATGTCTGGCAGGGTGAGGTCATTAAACTGATCTCAGAGCAGCTGCTTGTCTCTCTACCTCATCTCCATGTTAGGTCAGACTGAAcgagacagacaggtggacacaggcagacagacaggcagacagacagatggacaaacagacaggcagacagacaggcagacagacagatggacaaacagacagacaggtggacagacaggtggacagactgAAACATGAGCTGTGAAACCTTTCAGGTTTCCTGcagtgccaccatcaggtcaacattcacacactgacagcagttcaacatggctgccagactgggtcatcatcgtcatcatcatcttcatcactgacctctgtcctccctctctgcaggagGTGTGATCTCCTACGTGGGCTCATGTGGAGGCTCTCCTGCCAGGACCAGTCCGGTCTCCATGTACAGCGAGAACTCCAACTCGCAGCcctgcttcacctcctcctccttctcaacgccctccttcctcagcagcagctccagctccggCTCCGCAGGAGAGGACGGCtcctcctcggcctcctcctcggCGGGAGGTTCACCTCGAGGCCGAGACGACGGAGGTTCTGTGAGGGCGTCGCCCAGCAAGTCTGTGGCCAGTCTGACCAGTAAGAAGCTGCCAGTTAAACCAGTGTCACTGATCATTACAGTTTGAGCAGATTTCAAGTGAAATCGTGTTCTTCACCTTCATCCCCTACTTTTTCTCTAGATCAATGAATCAGACAAATGATCAGAAAGAAAAGACTTCAAAACAGTTTCActcaatggtgtgtgtgtgtgtgtgtgtgtgtgtctgtgtgtgtgtgtgtgtgtgtgtgtgtgtgcgcgtgtgcgtgtgtgtgtctttcagagCTGAACGGCATGGTGCTGCTGTGTAAAGTCTGTGGTGACGTAGCTTCAGGTTTCCACTATGGGGTTCATGCCTGTGAAGGCTGCAAGGTGAGAcattcatctcacacacacacacacacacacacacacacacacacacacacacacctgctcagaTATTGTTAGAAGTGGAAGCTAGCTTGTGAGCTAGCCGTTTAGTTATCAATATTGCGGTGGTTGGTGTCTGGAGATGTTGGTCCACCTGCTGGAGACTCGTCAGTGTGCTGAAGGTGTCCACGCGCAGTCAAACCAGCCGCTGACCGTCTGTGGTCCTGCAGGGCTTCTTCCGCCGCAGCATCCAGCAGAACATCCAGTACAAGAAGTGTCTGAAGAACGAGAGCTGCACCATCATGAGGATCAACAGGAACCGCTGCCAGCAGTGTCGCTTCAagaagtgtctgtctgtgggcaTGAGCCGCGACGGTgagcctgcctgtctgtctgtctgtgacctgtctgtctgtctgtcaccgacctgtctgtctgtctgcctgtctgtctgtgacctgtctgtctgtctgtgacctgtctgtctgtctgtctgtgacctgtctgtctgtctgtccgtctgtctgtctgtctgtgacctgtctgtctgtctgtctgtgacctgtctgtctgtctgtctgtgacctgtctgtctgtctgtccgtccgtccgtctgcctgtctgtctgtgacctgtctgtctgtgacctgtctgtctgtccgtccgtctgtctgtgacctgtctgtctgtccatccgtccgtccgtccgtctgtccgtccgtccgtccgtctgtctgtctgtctgcacctgTCTGGGTTAACATGCAGTTGTGATTCCATCtatgatctgatctgatcttatcctcctcctcctcctcctcttcctccttctcctccccctcctcctcctcttcctccttctcctctttctcctgctcctctgcctcctcctcctcctcctcctcctcggtcCACAGCGGTGCGTTTCGGTCGGATCCCAAAGCGTGAGAAGCAAAGGATGTTGGCTGAGATGCAGAGCGCCATGAACAACATGGTGAACAACCAGCTGCAGACTGACTTCCAGCTCgccagcctctcctcctcctcctcctcctcctcctcctcctcctcctcctcctcctcctcctcctctccttgccCAGGGGTGACCATCGCCCCCCAACCCCAGCCTTCAGTCCTGCCACTtgccccctcctcaccctcccctctggccccggcctcctcctcctcgccccctcctcttcctcttcctccttccccctGTCAGagcccctcccccccccccagccccgGATTGGACtccaccatcagcaccatcacACGCGCTCACCGTGAGACCTTCCTGTACGCCCACGACAAGCTGGCCAATCTGCACACGCTGCCTCAGCAGCAGAATAACCACGCCCACCACAACGGGGAGGCGGAGCACTGGGGGCCCAACCGCTGCCCCAACGGTTACCACGCCAACGGCCTCAATACCATCTATCACCATAACAACAACCTCGCGACGGGGTGCCACCTGCTGCCAGACAACAGTCAAAACCTCACACATTATCGCCCTGGAAACAGGAGGCGGAGCCTGCACAACAGTAACCTGATTGGAGGAGATGGGCTCAGTGATCATGTGACCCAGGGGCAGAACTGTCCAAAGAAGAACTGCATGGGGATCGTGCTGGTAGGAACCAATAAACAGAGCTTTAGCCCTGCTAGCACCCCATGTGAGCTGGTCAGTGTGCCCCAAAGGATGGGCTAAGCTACGCTAGCTAATCACCTCAGCGAATGTTTTATAGTGAAAGAGGGAAAGTGATGACGTATATTCAGCACGTAaccacatgaaaaacacagggaCGCTGATTAAACTAATTTCTGCATACTACATAcatgatatcatgctaacagactgtggctaatgctaacatgtggacctgctgtcagtcattaCTGTTGctaagctgtgattggacagttggCGTGCAGGTGAACTGATGGATCCCTCTTGTCTCTCAGGCCTGTCCGATGAACATGCAGCCTCAAGCCGACCCCTCAAAGACCCCTCAGGAGATCTGGGAGGACTTCTCTCAGTCCTTCACCCCCGCTGTGAGGGAGGTGGTGGAGTTTGCCAAACATATCCCAGGATTCAGTTCTCTGTCCCAGAATGACCAGGTCACCCTGCTCAAGGCCGGCACCTTTGAGGTAAGATGGGTGTAGCATCACACGAACACCGTCCACGACTTTGGTCTGTTAGTAAAACAGTCAGAgtgaaggaggtggagctgTGCCGGGACAATAGCTTCAACAGCTTCTTTCTTCATCCAGGTGCTGATGGTGCGCTTCGCATCCTTGTTCAACGTGAAGGAACAGACGGTGACCTTCATCTCTGGTGCCACCTAcagcctggaggagctgagggcgATGGGAATGAGCGGGCTGCTGGGAGCCATGTTTGACTTCAGCCACAAACTGGCTGCGCTGGAGCTCAACGCCCAGGAGCTGGGACTGTTCACCGCCGTGGTGCTGGTGTCCGCAGGTGAGGCTGGAGGGATAATGGGGGTGTCGATCAGTGATGAAGTCCCGCCTCTTTTAGTTACCTTTGCTAAGCTGTTGTTTCTGCTCCATCACAGCACATGAACCGTTAAGAGATAACTGATGTAGATTTACAGTCAGCCAAATCTGGATTTTGCCACAGTCCCACACAGCAAGCATCCGTTCTCTGATACTCTAGTTAAGAACTTTATCTCCACTGTGAAAGATTCACTACATTATTGTTAATTGGACAGTTTAACTTTGAGCAGGTGACCGTCAGAAGAGGTGAGTTGGTGTTCCTTGGCGAACAGAGGGAATTAGAGAGGAAGGTCTCTCTCTAATGCAGGCCTgttcaaataaaggcctggtCCTCCCTGACATGGAGTTACTGTTCTGCTTTGGTCAAATCACAGAAGTTTTATTAATCTGTCCAGGAAATTAATCTGTTTCCCTCCATTACTTCTCTGCATGTCCACCAAcggttctcctcctcttcctcctcagatcGCTCCGGTATTGAGAACGTGGCGTCGGTGGAGCACCTGCAGGAGAACCTGATCAGAGCTCTGCGCTCGCTGGTCAGCAAGTCGCCTCCCGGTAACAACCACCACAACGCAGACTCGCCACGCTtcaccaaactgctgctgaagctgcccGACCTGCGAACGCTCAACAACATGCACTCTGAGAAGCTGCTGTCCTTCCGCATCGACGCGTGATGACCTCacagctgatgtcactgatgacatcacctcGCTGCCTGTTCACTCAGATcagtgtcacttcctgtggtcGCTAATGATGATAAACATAATGTGGTGCTCTCTTTGGCCGTGACATCAGCttttgacatcatcatcatccctgaCGTCATTGCATCGTAAAGACTGAGGCGGCGATGATGTCACCCGAACTGCTCAGCACTCAGCTCTCCGCCAAAATAAGAGTCTGTAGCTTGCAAATTACATACTGATGGGCCAAGTTCAAGGAGCGGTCCGAGATTGCTTAATAGCTTGTTTTGCCCAAAGGTGAATGAGggtgtttagcttagcttagcacaacgactggaagcagggggaaactgttagccaGGTTccaccaaaacagaaaaattccATCATCTAACAACCCGACTTTCAGAGTAAAGTAAAAAGGAGACACTGTGGTTTTAACTGCGTCTGTTAGCATCAGAGCTACTTCAGTAATGAAGGAGTTTTTAAGGTCAGGTTTGAGCGACTGTCGACGAAACCAGCTGACTGCAGGACGGGCTGCTAACGAGCTAACGAGGTCATCAACTAAAACATCCAACAAGTCAATCAGACAGACTTgaggctgtttgttttcttttaaaggagctaggctaacagtttccctctgcttccagtctttgtgctaagctagttCAAACTCACATCCTGAATGAGGGACGAGGACAAGCTTAATTAAAATGTCGGACCCCTCCCTGACAGACTTTTCCAGGACAAAGGGAACATCCTGAACTTCCAAGCACCTCGTTTACTTGTTGTTTTGACAGACGgagaaaagctgctgtggaTTTTTGTTGTCCTACTTTCAACattcagctgaaaatgtttgtcttcGATCTGTTGAGTCCACCAGAACCAGCCAATAGCATGAAGGAACAGCAGTGACGGACAGCTCCACTGATCaatgagacagaggaggagggtgatgtGTTCAGGTACAATTGAAAAGCTGCTGTCGTCTTTCTAACAAACTTTATGCAGCTGATCTTCTGTATGGAAACtgtaaaaagtacaaatatcCAGCTTCGCTTGAACTGTTTGAAGAACTGCGTTTGACACGCAAAGATAttatatatctatatttttTGTTAACATGAATATATGCCTGTGCAAATATGAGTGTATAAGAGTGTGTTGAAATGCACCTAATGGACATTAGATACTctgatgtttgtattttaatctgttttatgttgtaaagacttcatatataaatatatatacagtgtgtatatatacatacatgtacacacatcaGAGTCCTGAACGTCtcgttttttctttcatttgtttctgaaGATTTTCAGCTGAAATACAGAATTATTCAAACCTGACGCCATGAAGTGATTCTTTAAACTGAGCAGAGCTCAGTGAACATGGATCAGTGTGCAGACGCTGACCTCCTGAATCTCGATGCAGTTTGAAGTCTGCTCTGTGTCATGAACTGATCTGGGATCAGGCACGCAGTACTTTTAATATTCAGCTGGTTCAGTGGTACTTTGagtacagcagcacagtacTGCATCGCAGAGACATGTTGaagttttagttttttaaaaagtcaaactgAAGCAGTCAAATAAGTGCAGAGcagtaaaaagtgcagtatttccctctgaaatacTCCAGTACCTGGAGGTTGTACTAAAGTACAGTAGTTGAGTAACTGTACTGGGTTACTTTCTGGTGCAGGATGTTTGTCAGACGTGTTCCTGTTTCCTGACATCCAATCACgtgccagcgtgtgtgtgtcatgtcagaGCGGAAGGCAGGGCGAGCAgcggtgcatgctgggaggccagacagcaggcagcagtaCCTCCTGGTGGCCACAGGGCAGCACTGCATGGgccgttttccaaaataaaagctgctgaCAGACGCTTCGCTGACTTCACCCACAGCTCACAGTCAACACTCGTTCACACTGCtggaaaactttatttaaagctTCATGCTGGACAGGAagttcatgtaaacaaaaacaggaataaacaaCAGCACGAGGAAAACTGGAACATCCACGAAGCTTACAACCCAGTCCAAACTGCAGCActgtaggacacacacacaggtggaagACACCAGTGAGACACTGACATCTAGTGGACACAGgagggaagacagaaagaagaagaagaagaagaagaagaagaagaagaagagcagtcGCTCAGATGAGAGGAGTGCTGCTGAGAAACAACAACCAGTCAGTCAGACTGGGATCAGTGGGAGagggctgagagacagagacagagacagagagacagagagagagagagagagagagagagagagagagagagatagcgagacagacagagacagacagacagagagagacacagacagacagacagacagacagacagacagagacagacagagagagagatagcgagacagacagagacagacagacagagagagacacagacagacagacagacagacagagacagacagagagagacagacagagagagacacagacagacagacagacagacagacagacagagacagacagagacagacagagagagagatagcgagacagacagagacagacagacagagagagagagagacagacagacagacagacagacagacagacagacagacagacagacagagacagacagagagagagagagagagagagagagacagaggcagacagacagagacagacagacagacagacagagacagacagagacagacagacagagagagacacagacagacagacagacagacagacagacagacagacagacagacagacagacagacagacagagagagagagagagagacagagacagacagacagacagacagacagacagagacagacagagagagagagatagacagagacagacagacagagacagacagagagagagagacacagacagacagacagacagagacagacagagagagagagagagagacagagacagacagacagacagacagacagagacagacagagagagagagatagacagagacagacagacagagacagacagacagagagagacacagacagacagacagagacagacagagagagagagagagagacagagacagacagacagacagacagacagacagacagacagacagacagacagacagacagacagattagtTTGCCGTCTGTATTTCAGAGCGTCGGACAGAAAACTTGCtgaatgttgatgttgtttctttatttgaTGTCTTAACACGTGTTCCTTACCTTCAGTCCACACGTGTCCACAGGTCGTCCGTCTCTCCGGACAGACAGCAGCCGGGCTCGTCCGCCGCTCGGGTACCCCTCCTCTACCTCCAGGTGACACACCAGCAGCGCTGACTTCAGGTAGATCAGCAGACGCTGAGCAGGACGCCAGTCAATGGCgaaactgaagacagaaaggaTGGAGATCAGAGGTCCAGGATGAgcgtagcttagcttagcataaagactggaggcagggggaaatTGCTAGCCTAGCTCCAACcgagagaaaaaaatccaactGCTATCTCTGTTGATCTGACAGCATTTCCCTGATCACCTGgagaagaaacaggaagtggaggctCACCTGGATCTCAGCCTCTGGatctcagacagcagctccacctgacCCATGTAACACTGCATCACCTCCAGAAGGGCGGCGCTCAGCTCAGACAGCCTGCCCGACACGCAGTCCTCCACCAGAACGGCCGTCCCGTCGTccacctgcacagacacaccttCACCTTACAAATGATTGACCAATCAGCAGCTTCCAGACACTTTCAGCCTGCAGGTGAGACTcgtctgtgtctgtttgaggATCATCTCACAGTGACCACTCGTCCAACCTTTGAGGACGGCTCGGAGGACGTTCATGCAGGAGTTTGTCTGAGCTGAGCTCATATTCTGAATTGTCTTTGAGTGAAACTCTAAAGCGTCATGTCCTCAGCGTCCGTGTTCCTGCTGGAACGTCAATATTTTTGGAAATTTTAGCTTCATGACACTAATGCgcttaacattagcatgctagcatgctatgTGTTAGCGGTTAGCTTCATCTGAGTTGAAATGATCAAAGCTTCAAACACCTGCAGTCTGAAGCGGTCGTCGTGGCTCCAGGTGACAGACAGCTTCAGCGCCTCCTGCTCATTGGACAACCGGTCAGGTGAGGGGCGTGGCCTGAGCTCcacacacagctctgactgGTTGAAGGACAGCAGGTTGATCTGCATGACGTCCTGCATGGCAGAGACGGACACCTGCAGCCTGACAGGTGAACACAAGTTAGCCAACGATCAGAAGAC is a window encoding:
- the nr1d1 gene encoding nuclear receptor subfamily 1 group D member 1, which codes for MTTTAMDTNNSSSSNNNNNNNNNTGGVISYVGSCGGSPARTSPVSMYSENSNSQPCFTSSSFSTPSFLSSSSSSGSAGEDGSSSASSSAGGSPRGRDDGGSVRASPSKSVASLTKLNGMVLLCKVCGDVASGFHYGVHACEGCKGFFRRSIQQNIQYKKCLKNESCTIMRINRNRCQQCRFKKCLSVGMSRDAVRFGRIPKREKQRMLAEMQSAMNNMVNNQLQTDFQLASLSSSSSSSSSSSSSSSSSSSPCPGVTIAPQPQPSVLPLAPSSPSPLAPASSSSPPPLPLPPSPCQSPSPPPSPGLDSTISTITRAHRETFLYAHDKLANLHTLPQQQNNHAHHNGEAEHWGPNRCPNGYHANGLNTIYHHNNNLATGCHLLPDNSQNLTHYRPGNRRRSLHNSNLIGGDGLSDHVTQGQNCPKKNCMGIVLACPMNMQPQADPSKTPQEIWEDFSQSFTPAVREVVEFAKHIPGFSSLSQNDQVTLLKAGTFEVLMVRFASLFNVKEQTVTFISGATYSLEELRAMGMSGLLGAMFDFSHKLAALELNAQELGLFTAVVLVSADRSGIENVASVEHLQENLIRALRSLVSKSPPGNNHHNADSPRFTKLLLKLPDLRTLNNMHSEKLLSFRIDA
- the LOC139343240 gene encoding uncharacterized protein; protein product: MVLYLTESRRVQKVLWRQLFVLDSMMSVLEGLESAQQLLTQPCPPQPEGGARGRWKALKVESRSGVEEVEALLRSLQERKQQIDNRRQRLTQLLHQLHSKKQQCEQLGKSLQKAQNTLQSCDRQLIQLRADSDAALGQLTSWQRLSDELQVSVSAMQDVMQINLLSFNQSELCVELRPRPSPDRLSNEQEALKLSVTWSHDDRFRLQVDDGTAVLVEDCVSGRLSELSAALLEVMQCYMGQVELLSEIQRLRSSFAIDWRPAQRLLIYLKSALLVCHLEVEEGYPSGGRARLLSVRRDGRPVDTCGLKPSPTDPSLTDWLLFLSSTPLI